In Bacteroidales bacterium, the following proteins share a genomic window:
- a CDS encoding DUF2971 domain-containing protein: MKVYKYRGAGKNLDRDLNSISKNYIYAPNAEKLNDPCETLVFSDKVQSQTKIFSKIFGAAKSKKSLDQLNVAIDKFIARKKDIGIYSLSKTYDDELLWAHYANNHEGFCIEYDFKILMNKNKFSDFYSFDVDYSKRPPQIDINDILSDENNNLLKKIAGTKSKRWSYEKEIRVIADKFGVHDYDYSAVKAIYFGYRIPENSQDKIMKRLAGRDLRYYQILLDEKTYKFTKEQITDKYLNSKKYLFEIYRNEKADDVVRYEIIETKYRQPYNKGELTIRLDCKITTTELEDLGHQLKEKLFRSAEVLYVFYYLAETDMQNRAWAITHFENDKKTISIQGLTIEKENRFLGQIETDKRDIIGQWIDEEYLNSLMTLYKKDKKIYLETLYSDDSNSNKEQNSETVQGGIKYEDIPNKHGEYFIVDIDGVLKYYSEDGLFNTIKKQPAKQNL, translated from the coding sequence ACCCTTGTGAAACTCTTGTGTTCTCGGATAAAGTACAAAGCCAAACAAAAATTTTCAGTAAAATATTTGGTGCGGCAAAATCAAAAAAAAGTTTAGACCAATTGAATGTTGCTATAGATAAATTCATAGCACGCAAAAAGGATATTGGTATTTATTCATTATCAAAAACATATGATGATGAACTTTTGTGGGCTCATTATGCGAATAATCATGAAGGGTTCTGTATTGAATATGATTTTAAAATCCTAATGAATAAAAACAAGTTTAGCGATTTTTATTCTTTTGATGTTGATTATTCTAAAAGACCTCCTCAAATAGACATAAATGATATTCTCTCAGATGAGAACAATAATCTATTAAAGAAAATAGCGGGTACAAAGTCCAAAAGGTGGTCTTACGAAAAGGAAATAAGGGTAATTGCCGATAAATTTGGAGTACATGATTATGACTATTCAGCGGTAAAAGCAATTTATTTTGGTTATAGAATACCTGAAAATAGTCAAGATAAAATAATGAAACGACTTGCTGGTCGTGATTTGAGATATTACCAAATCTTATTAGATGAAAAAACATACAAATTCACCAAAGAACAAATAACAGATAAATATTTAAATTCGAAAAAATACCTCTTTGAAATATATCGAAATGAAAAAGCGGATGATGTTGTTAGGTATGAAATCATCGAAACAAAATATCGTCAACCATATAATAAAGGTGAATTAACAATTCGATTGGATTGTAAAATTACTACAACTGAATTAGAGGATTTAGGACATCAATTGAAGGAAAAACTATTTAGAAGTGCGGAGGTACTTTATGTTTTCTATTACTTAGCTGAAACCGATATGCAAAATCGTGCTTGGGCAATAACTCATTTCGAAAATGATAAAAAAACAATATCAATTCAAGGTTTAACAATAGAAAAAGAGAATCGGTTTCTTGGGCAAATTGAGACAGATAAACGGGACATCATTGGTCAATGGATTGATGAAGAATATTTAAATTCATTAATGACTCTTTATAAAAAAGACAAAAAAATTTATCTAGAGACTTTGTATTCAGATGATAGTAATTCTAACAAAGAACAAAATTCAGAAACGGTGCAAGGTGGAATTAAATATGAAGATATACCGAATAAGCATGGAGAATATTTTATCGTAGATATTGATGGTGTTCTTAAATATTACTCTGAAGATGGTTTATTTAATACTATAAAAAAACAACCCGCTAAGCAGAA